The Verrucomicrobiia bacterium region TTGCTGGACGCGGAGCAGCCCGGACAAATCGTGAATTTTGCCGCGCAGAGCGAAGTCGCGCCGAGCTGGGAGCATCCCGAACACTGGTTCCAGACCAACACCGTCTCGCTGGCGCTGCTGGTCAATCATCTTCGCAAACAGAAGTACCTGCGCCGTTATCTGCACATCTCCTCGCCGGAAGTATACGGCACTTGTGTGGGCACGGTAACGGAAGCCGCGCCCATGAATCCCAGCACCCCCTACGCCGCTTCCAAGGCCGCCGCCGATTTTCTGCTGCGCACGTACCACAAGCAGTTCGGATTTCCTCTCGTGACCGTCCGCGCAACCAACGTGTACGGGGCGCGTCAGCAGTTGTTCAAAATCATCCCGCGCTCGGCCATCTATGTGAAACTTGGAAAGAAGATTCAACTCCATGGCGGCGGGAAGGCGGTGAAGTCGTACATCCATATCCGCGACGTCTCCCACGGCGAACTCGCGGTGCTGGAACGCGGCCAACCCGGCGAGATTTACCACCTATCCCCCGACCGGGGCGTTGCCGTGCGCGATGTAGTGGAAATGATCTGTAAAAGCATGGGTGTTAAATTCGCGGATGCTACAACGGTCGTGGAGGAACGCCCCGGACAGGACGCCGCATACGTAATCGATTCGACCCGCGCCCGCACCGAGCTGCATTGGTCGCCCCAGATCAGCCTGCAAGAAGGTCTGACGGAGATCAGCCGCTGGGTGGAGGAGAATTGGATTGAAATCGCCCGTCAGTCCCTCGAATATCAACACAAGCCGTAGCGGGCAAACTCAGCAATCCCATGGCATACGTCGATTTCATCATGAAGGTGCATAAGTCCACGAAGCGTGACTACGTCGCGCGCGTGAACGAAGCCGACAAGGCGGAATGCGCCGAGGTGGCCACCCGGTTTGACAAGGATTACTGGGACGGCGACCGCAAGTATGGTTATGGCGGGTATAAATACGACGGACGCTGGCGGGCTGTCGCAGAAGCCATGGCGCGTCATTACCAGATCAAGCCCGGTGCCAACATTCTCGATGTCGGTTGCGGCAAGGGATTCCTGCTGTACGAATTCACCCAGGTGGTGCCGGGAGCGAAAGTCACCGGGATCGACATTTCTTCGTATGGCATCGAGCACGCAAAGGAGGAGGTGCGGCCTTTTCTCCAGGTTGGCACCGCGAGCAAACTGCCGTTCGCCGATCGCTCCTTCGATTTCGTCTTCACGGTGAACACGCTCCACAATCTCTACAACTACGAACTGTTCGCGGCCCTTCAGGAAATCGAGCGCGTGGGACGCGGCCCCAAGCACATCATCATCGAGACCTATCGCAACGAACGTGAGAAGGCCAACCTGCTCTACTGGCAGCTCACCTGCCGCGCGTTCCTGACGCCCAAGGAATGGGAATGGCTGTTCCAACAGACGGGGTACACCGGCGATTACTCCTACATCGTCTTTGAGTGATATCAGCCCTATGAATATCTGTCGACTTTGCCAGCGGGACACCGTCGCCATGCTGCTCGATTTCGGAAAGCAGCCCTTATGCAATCGTTTCCTCCGCGACCACAACCAAGAGGAATACACCCACCCACTCGCCGTCGGCCAGTGCCAGGGCTGCGGCGTGATTCAACTCCTCGATCCCCCGCCCGCAAACGAACTGCGACCGCGCTTCGACTGGATCACCTATCGCGAGCCGGAACCGCATCTCGACCGCGTGGCGGACATGATCGCCGCGCTTCCGGGCATCACGGAAAAGTCGACGATCTGGGGGGTGAGCTACAAAGATGACACGACGCTGCGCCGTCTGGAGTCGCGGGGGCTGAAGAAGACGTGGCGCATCGACTTAAAAACCGATCTGGGCATCGATGATCCCTGCGCCGGTGGGGAGACGATTCAAGCCGCACTCGCTCCTGCCATCCGCGGCATTGTGAGCGCGCATGGCCGCGCGGACATTGTGATCGCGAGGCATATACTGGAGCACGCCCATGACATCGCGAGCTTCCTCGAGGCGTTGAAGGGATTGCTTAATCCCGGCGGCTATCTCGTGATCGAATCGCCGGATTGCCGGCGGGCCCTGGAGCAGTGTGACTACAGTACGGTATGGGAAGAACACGTCTTCTACTTCACGCCACAAACGTTCCGGGATTGCTTCGCCTCCCGGGGTTTCTCTCTCGTTGCGTTTGAGAGTTTTCCCTACGCCCTCGAGAACTCTCTGGTGGCCATCGCCCAAGTTGACGAGAAGGTCAAAGCCCCATCGACCCCAACTACCGAGAAAGCCATCGGTCAGGCATTTCGGGACAGTTTTGCGGACAAGCATGATCGCCTGGGCCGGTTTCTCCGCAACCACCGACAGACGCGAGGTAAGATCGCGTTCCTGGGCGCCGGTCATCTGAGTTGTGTTTTCATCAACGTATTCGGGCTGCAAGACTGTGTTGAATTTGTTGCCGATGACAATCCTCACAAGCAGGGCTTGCTCATGCCGGGATCGCGGCTTCCGATTTATGGGTCGAGCGCGCTGCTCGAAAAGGATATAAAACTGTGCCTGCTGTGCCTGAGCCCGGAGAGCGAAGACAAAGTGATCCAGAGCAACCAGCGTTTCATGGAACAGGGCGGAAAGTTTGCATCAATTTTCGCCGGCAGCAAGTACGCACTCAAGGTCTGAAATGCGATTCAAGGAACTCAATAGTGAAGTCCTCGTCGTCAACGGGCCGCTGGCCGTGGTGGGCAGGGCGGACATCGATCTACTAAAAAAGAGGGCGGCCGGGAATCCACGCCGGCGAATCCGCATCTGCGCGCATCAAGAGAACGACAACCGAATTCATGAGATGCTGATTGTGCTCGCGGGGGATTGCTATATCCGGCCGCACAAACATTTCAACAAGAGCGAATCGCTCCACCTGATTGAGGGTTCGGCCAGCGCGGTGTTTTTCGATGATGCCGGTGCGGTTACGGAAGTCGTCCCGCTTGGCGACTATTCCTCAGGACATCCCTTCTACTACCGCCTGGATACCCCGCGATTTCACAGCCTGCTGATCCGCTCAGACTTCCTGGTGTTCCACGAAACAACCAATGGTCCATTCAACCGTGCCGACACCGCGTTTGCGCCGTGGTCGCCGGAAGAAACAGATCTTGCCGGTCGACAACAGTTCATGAAATCTTTGACGGAGGCCGTTCGGAACCCATGAAGAAACAGCATAGCCTTATTATCGGCGGGACGCGGGGCACTGGGCGCGCCCTCGCGAAACTATTCGCCGACAACGGCCATGTTGTCTCGGTCATCGGCCGACGAGCACCGGCGGAATCTGATAAGAACCTGCCGAATGTTCGTCATTGGGTGGCGGACCTGCTCGACAAGGCACAACTCGAAGCTGCGCTCACCGAAGTTCTCCAAACGAATGGCAAACTGAGCAGCCTCGCCTTCCTCCAGCGGTACCGCGGCCAGGGCGACAGTTGGGCCGGTGAGATTGAGACGTCCCTGACCGCGACCAAACAAATCATTGAGCGCCTCACAAATGAATTCGATGGTGGCGGTGCCATCGTGCTGGTCAGTTCAATCATTGGGCAGTTCGTTGTGTCCGGACAACCGGTCAGCTACCATGTCGCCAAGGCGGGTATTGATCACATGGTGCGGTATTACGCGGTTATGCTCGGGCCGAAAGGAATTCGCGTAAACGGGGTTTCGCCCGCGTCGATCATCAAGGAGGAATCGCGGGAATTCTACCTCAAGAACGAAAAGCTCCTCGACCATTTCAAGAAGATCGTCCCGCTCGGACGGATCGGCACCGCGGAAGAAGTTGCGCAGGTCATCGCGTTCCTCTGCAGCCCCCAGGCATCGATCGTGACCGGCCAGAACATTGTAGTAGATGGCGGCATGACCCTGCAATCCCATGAATCGTTGACCCGCAGCCTGGCGTCACTATGAATTCGCCCTCTTATCACCGCGACAATTGCCGTTTGTGTGCCTCGCGCGACCTCGAATTGGTCGTGCCATTGGGGCCGACACCCATAGCCGACGACTACGTCCCTGCCTCGCGGCTGAACGAGAAGCAACCAATCTTCCCGCTTGACCTGTACCTGTGCTGCGCCTGCGGACACGTCCAACTGCTTGATGTCGTCGATCCCAACATCCTCTTCGGCAACTACGTCTACGTCACTTCGATCTCCACGAGCCTCGTAGAGCATTTTCGCGAATACACGGATGAAGTGTTGAGGCGGGCCAACGCGCCGGCCGGTGCGCTCGTGATCGACGTTGGCAGCAATGATGGGTCAC contains the following coding sequences:
- a CDS encoding GDP-mannose 4,6-dehydratase gives rise to the protein MKNKIVVLGANSFSGQDFVDLLLDDPNNEVIGVSRSAERSALFLKYKSRKDLSRYRYHQFDFNHDTSKLLALLDAEQPGQIVNFAAQSEVAPSWEHPEHWFQTNTVSLALLVNHLRKQKYLRRYLHISSPEVYGTCVGTVTEAAPMNPSTPYAASKAAADFLLRTYHKQFGFPLVTVRATNVYGARQQLFKIIPRSAIYVKLGKKIQLHGGGKAVKSYIHIRDVSHGELAVLERGQPGEIYHLSPDRGVAVRDVVEMICKSMGVKFADATTVVEERPGQDAAYVIDSTRARTELHWSPQISLQEGLTEISRWVEENWIEIARQSLEYQHKP
- a CDS encoding class I SAM-dependent methyltransferase produces the protein MAYVDFIMKVHKSTKRDYVARVNEADKAECAEVATRFDKDYWDGDRKYGYGGYKYDGRWRAVAEAMARHYQIKPGANILDVGCGKGFLLYEFTQVVPGAKVTGIDISSYGIEHAKEEVRPFLQVGTASKLPFADRSFDFVFTVNTLHNLYNYELFAALQEIERVGRGPKHIIIETYRNEREKANLLYWQLTCRAFLTPKEWEWLFQQTGYTGDYSYIVFE
- a CDS encoding methyltransferase domain-containing protein; protein product: MNICRLCQRDTVAMLLDFGKQPLCNRFLRDHNQEEYTHPLAVGQCQGCGVIQLLDPPPANELRPRFDWITYREPEPHLDRVADMIAALPGITEKSTIWGVSYKDDTTLRRLESRGLKKTWRIDLKTDLGIDDPCAGGETIQAALAPAIRGIVSAHGRADIVIARHILEHAHDIASFLEALKGLLNPGGYLVIESPDCRRALEQCDYSTVWEEHVFYFTPQTFRDCFASRGFSLVAFESFPYALENSLVAIAQVDEKVKAPSTPTTEKAIGQAFRDSFADKHDRLGRFLRNHRQTRGKIAFLGAGHLSCVFINVFGLQDCVEFVADDNPHKQGLLMPGSRLPIYGSSALLEKDIKLCLLCLSPESEDKVIQSNQRFMEQGGKFASIFAGSKYALKV
- a CDS encoding WbuC family cupin fold metalloprotein, producing MRFKELNSEVLVVNGPLAVVGRADIDLLKKRAAGNPRRRIRICAHQENDNRIHEMLIVLAGDCYIRPHKHFNKSESLHLIEGSASAVFFDDAGAVTEVVPLGDYSSGHPFYYRLDTPRFHSLLIRSDFLVFHETTNGPFNRADTAFAPWSPEETDLAGRQQFMKSLTEAVRNP
- a CDS encoding SDR family oxidoreductase — translated: MKKQHSLIIGGTRGTGRALAKLFADNGHVVSVIGRRAPAESDKNLPNVRHWVADLLDKAQLEAALTEVLQTNGKLSSLAFLQRYRGQGDSWAGEIETSLTATKQIIERLTNEFDGGGAIVLVSSIIGQFVVSGQPVSYHVAKAGIDHMVRYYAVMLGPKGIRVNGVSPASIIKEESREFYLKNEKLLDHFKKIVPLGRIGTAEEVAQVIAFLCSPQASIVTGQNIVVDGGMTLQSHESLTRSLASL